The Oncorhynchus masou masou isolate Uvic2021 chromosome 13, UVic_Omas_1.1, whole genome shotgun sequence genomic interval GACTGAATGGCCTGTTGGGTATGCTCTGGGAAAACCCAGCCTGGTCTCATGAGATCAGGTTGAGAAACCAGACTACCCCATTCAGGTAAAAAGCTTTTGTGTCAGCAGCATTTATGTTGTActgttctgtctctgtacatatagTAAAAGCATCTGCATCATATATTTACTAAACAAATGCATGGTTGCCTTCGTGCGGTATCTGTTTTCAGAACTAGAACAGCACAGAACTGATAAAACAGAACTGTGCTAGGCTATGTAATAGCTATGTTAACGAAATGCAAAATAGAACACTTTGCATGATACACtacacttacagtgcattcggaaagtattcttcCAGTCAAATGGACAATACTGGAAAGTGCGTAAACCGTGGTGCTTCAGCATGGACATTTGGTTAAGGGACTTCATGGACGTATTGACTATGGAACGAGTGGCATCGGCCCTGCAGAACTATGAAAATGGCCTAGAGGGTATTTGAGACGTTATAAGAACTTAGGTGAATGGCATTGAATGGTACTTGGGAGCAGAGACCAGAAGCCCTCCAATTACCAGTTCAGTTCTCACTTTTATCGACTGGCCCTGGGCTTGAACCTTCTGGCTACTGATCCGCCTCTCCAATCTCCATGTCAGTCATACTCAACAGGCGGACTGTGGAACGGCTCTGTACTCCGAAcgggaaacctagagaggaaccaggctctgaggggagcccagtcctcttctggctttgccaggtggagattatatgAGTACATGGCCGTGGAGGCCAGATCATTCTTTTAAGATGTTCAAAGATTCATAGATGACcatcagggtcaaataataatcacagtggtgcAACAGGTctgcacctcaggagtaaatatcaCTTGTCTTTTCATAACTGCGCATTCGGAGGtcaagacagcaggtgcggtagagagggagactgggagggaggaagagaaagggagagagagggtcgaacagcaggtcctggacaaggtagcaggtcagGGTTCTATAGCCACAGGCAAAACTGCAGAAACTGGATCAgtagcacgaccaggtggactgtggTCAGCCAGGAGTCATCAAGGCAGATAGTCCCTAGGCAAGGTCCTAGGGCTCAGTCctctgggagaggagagacttgagaaatatacactgctcaaaaaaataaagggaacactaaaataacacatcctagatctgaatgaatgaaatattatttttaaatacttttttctttacatagttgaatgtgctgacaacaaaatcacacaaaaattatcaatggaaatcaaatttatcaacccatggaggtctggatttggagtcacactcaaaattaaagtggaaaaccacactacaggctgatccaactttgatgtaatgtccttaaaacaagtaaaaatgaggctcagtagtgtgcgtggcctccacgtgcctgtatgacctccctacatcgcctgggcatgctcctgatgaggtggcggatggtctcctgagggatctcctctcagacctggactaaagcatccgccaactcctggacagtctgtggtgcaacgtggcgttggtggatggagcgagacatgatgttccagatgtgctcaattggattcaggtctggggaacgggcgggccagtccatagcatcaatgctttcctcttgcaggaactgctgacacactccagccacatgaggtcaagcattgtcttgcattaggaggaacccagggccaaccgcaccagcatatggtctcacaaggggtctgagggtCTCATCTCGTTATCTAATGTCAGTCAGGCTacttctggcgagcacatggagggctgtgcggccccccaaagaaatgccaccccacaccatgactgacccaccgccaaaccggtcatgctggaggatgttgcaggcagcagaacattctccacggcatctccagactgtcacgtctttcacatgtgctcagtgtgaacctgctttcatctgtgaagagcacagggcgccagtggcgaatttgccaatcttggtgttctctggcaaatgaaaaacgtcctgcacggtgttgggctgtaagcacaaaccccacctgtggacgtcgggccctcataccaccctcatggagtctgtttctgaccgtttgagcagacacatgcacatttgtggcctgctggaggtcattttgtagggctctggcagtgctcctcctgctcctccttgcacaaaggcggaggtagcagtcctgctgctgggttgttgcccttctacggcctcctccacgtctcctgatgtactggcctgtctcctggtagcgcctccatgctctggacactacactgacagacacagcaaaccttcttgccacagctcgcattgatgtgccatcctggatgagctgcactacctgagccacttgtgggGGTTATAGaatccgtctcatgctaccactagagtgaaagcaccgccagcattcaaaattgACCAAAACagcagccaggaagcataggaactgagaagtggtctgtggtccccacctgcagaaccactcctttattgggggtgtcttgctaattgcctataatttccacctgttgtctattccatttgcacaacagcatgtgaaatttattgtcaatcagtgttgcttcctaagtggacagtttggtTTCACAGAAGTGTAATTGACTTGGagatacattgtgttgtttaagtgttccctttatttttttgagcagtgtattaataCAGAGCTATTTATAACCGGTCAGACATTTCCAGTTGATCACTAGGCCATGTTAGTTAGGCTAACCAGCTATTTAAATCTTGTAGTTATCATGGCCAGGGGCCTCAATCCCAGGCGGCCCACATTTGATTTTGTTAGGTCATTCAAGTATCATATGAACACACATGGCAAatacatggcaaaatgtgtagaattgcagcaaattAGCAATACAACTGCAATgttttctctgccccatggtaaaatgtgtagaattgcagtgaATTCGCTTTAAAACAAGCGAACAAGAAGGTTGGGAACAGTTTGGGGTCGCATGGATTATGAGGTGGAGGTGTGTTACTACGTCGATAAATGACAATATCCATCCGGAACTTACCCATCTAGGAAATGTGCGTGACCGGAGCTTCTCAAATAATATTTGAGTACCTGCTCCAGGTCCACAGATGCTCTTGTTTTATTATATTCAATGAACACTTTAGCCTCTTTGCCACTTCTCAGCAGTGGATAATCCAGTTTCACTGTTCACCGGCCTTTATTTAAGGTAGTAGGCCTGCACATGCCGTCTCATGCACATGTACACACAGAGCAAAGCAATGAGGCCTTTTTATGGGTAGAAGGAAAAAGGAAATAGGAGCTTCACTATTTCCTTTTTCCTTCTACCCATAAAAAGGCCTCATTGCTTTGCTCTGTGTGTACATGTGCATGAGACGGAATGTGCAGGCCTACTACCTTAAATAAAGGCTGGTGTTGTGATACAGTACCTGCGTGATGCACACTCCCTAATCGCTCATAAGAAAAGAATGTTGTCAAGCACTATCAGTCAGCAACACTGATATGGCCAAATATAAGTCTGTAACATGGATAACATTGTGTACTGTcagtgatgatggtggtcatgACTGGTGAACATGTGGTGTACTACCTTAAAAGGattggtatgtactgtatgtggtctATTACACAAAAAGTGGTCATGATGAAGCCTGATAAAACGGAAAGGTACCTGATGAACAGGTGATGACTAAGCAAATACTACAACACTGTGTTGAGTATTTATTTGCTAGGTGGTCACTGTACTCGGTGAAGAACATGGAGGAGCAGTTCTTTAAAACAGGAACATTCAGAAGAAGCTAACCTCTAAAAGCCTATagctcaatgtaattgtctgtagCCTAGGAAGAAGTGATAACCTAGATAATACTGTATTAACAGTTTGGGTTATTGACTGGATTATTTGATTGCGGATTGTTTGTGTAAATGGAGAGTTTGTTATTTGAGTGGAGAAAGCACTGCGCTCATGTCAATGCCAGAGTTATTAAATTGAAAACCTTCAGCTGAAATAATCATTTCAACTCTTCACAATCCATTTGAGTATGTTGAATTGACTACACATTCCAAGAGTAAAGACTCCATGAGAAATGACACTAGCAGATCAGAAACTTGTACTGTAAAGTGTATCTATgtcatgtataaaaataaatGAGCTACTTTGAAGTGTAGAGAGATGTTTATGTAAGAGTAGACAAAATTGCTTGGGTCGTTTAAGCAAGAATAACCTTTATTGCAAAAAGCATTTCAGGACTTCATGCTATACTATTAGAATGTTGTATATTTCATTTTAATATTATGTAACAATCCATATATTAGAAGTTAAATACACATTTTCATTCTGCAACAATTTAATTTTCTATATCTATAAAGTGTGCCTTTTTTAAATCTTTCTTAAAATGCAACAAAATCACAAAACATGTGCGTAacgccatgtgtgtgtgtgaatgtgtaacCATTGACTGCCACAGAGGTCAGTAGAAACATGCTACTTTTAAGTAAAACAATCAATGAACAATAGGTCTAGATCAGGAGTCCCCAGTTAGATATAAATAATGAAATAAAGGTATACCCAAATGCGCTTCAGCCCAGTTTAAACAAAAAGGCTGTTTTTTTCTATCAATAAATCTATCAGATTTACGCAGAAACAGAGTGctcctttttttgtttgttaatcTGCCGGATAGTCCTCAGTATGTCGGGGTAAGGAATATTAGAAATCATTTGTaaaactgcaaattgaccacaagaatcccaaacagatatagtatttgacaaaaacagaatactttcataccttgattacattgggaTATGATCTCACAGGCCTCTATTTATGCATATGAATACTTGggaacatacttttggtcatgtagtgtatgtcgaCACCTGCTTGcagaacatctcattccaaaatcatgggcattaatatggagttggtcccccttttgctgctataacagtctccactcttctgggaagagtaaagaggcgactctgggatgctggccttctaggcagaattcctctgtccagtgtctgtgttcttttgcccaacatcattttttctttttattggccagtctgagatatggctttttctttgcaactctgcctataaggccagcatcccagtgtcgcctcttcactgttgacgttgagactggtgttttgcgggtactattttatgaagctgccagttgaggatctgtgaggcgtctgtttctcaaactagacacgctaatgtacttgtcctcatgctcagttgtgcaccggggcctcccactctttctattctggttagagccagtttgcgctgttctgtgaagggagtagtacacagcattgtacaagatcttAGGTTTCAtgtcaatttctcacatggaatagccttaatttttcagaacaagaatagactgacgagtttcgaAAGAAAGTTAttttttctggccattttgagcctgtaatcaaactcacaaatgctgatgctccagaaacTCGAACtactctaaagaaggccagttttattactTATTCAATCAGAACAACtgttttcagttgtgctaacataatttcaaaagggttttctaatactcaattagccttttaaaattaaaCTCAGATTAATTAAttaactaacacaacatgccattggaacacagcagtgatggttgctgataatgggcctctgtacgcctatgtagatattccattaaaaaaatctgccgtttcaagttacaatagtcatttacaacattaataatgtctacactgtatttctgatcaattttatgttattttaatggacaaaaaatgtgcttttctttccaaaacaaggacatttccaagtgaacccaaacttttttgaacggtagtgtacatatataGATTTATCATAATTCTCCAATaatttttacttttattttttactttttttgctCAGAAGACTTGGGAGGCCAAATAAAATCACAGCCACATATTGGGGAACCCTGGGCTAGACTGCATAGCCCACGTACCCTATATGAACCTAAAATGGACAACTGTTGAACTGAATTACTTTTTGCTGTCAAGATATGTCATTAAGAAGATGGGGATGAGAGGCTACTTTAACCCATTTTAGGCTACTTCAACTAACCCTTCACAGAGTTTGAATTGTTGGTCTATATATTTCAGTTTAAGCTCTAGTTTGTCTGCTGCATTGCGGGCCCCTGTCTTCCTCAACATCTCCGGAAGTTTCCTAACTTGGTCTTTCCCTGCACCTTGGTCCCAACTGTTCATAAAGTCGTTAAGACCCCTCCTAGAAAGTTTCATGACTGTTCCTCGGAGCGGTTTCTTGCCTCCCTCTTGCGGCAGCCTCATCGCTAACCGACGTATTCTCTGAATGCCCATCTTCTGGTGAAGCTGAATGAAGAACGCAGGAAGGATTTCCTGCAGATATTCAGCTCCATctgaagaaaaaaataaacatggTTGAGAAACTTAAACTCAATTGAGGCCACAAATGATGAGTCTTTCATGATAAACAATGTTATTCATAATGTGTTTTACCACGAGTTTTGAGGTCATCACATGATGCACACAGTGTATCGTGCCAGCCCCTGCCCTTCAGCACCACGCGCAGTCCACCAGCTTCGCAGTTTGAGTGGGCAACACAGATTGCTTTTGCCGAGGAAACATTAGAGTAGAATCCGGGTTGACACTGCACACATTCTGTATCTTGTTGGGGTGTACCTGAGGAAATGTTGTGATGTGTATGTCACAATATTTATCTCAACATTATTTTAAAGCAATTAATTGAGGAACACAATCCATTTAAGATTTGATTATGGCATTTGATACATGCTaaacgggggggggggattgGTTTGCATGGAGAATTGATAAAACATTGCTAATATTTGCTAATTGTTTGCCGTGGCTAGTTTAATAAACCCAAAGTGTGTTTTGCACTCACtacttgtccatagactgctatAATGCTAATGCAacatatgtacatacagtgcatttgggaagaattcagaccccttgactttttccacattttgttatgttacaaccttattctaaaattgattaaataaaacattttcctcatcaatctacacacatacagtggggcaaaaaagtatttagtcagccaccaattgtgcaagttctcccacttaaaaagatgagatgcctgtaattttcatcataggtacactggAAAATCCAGAAGAAAACAAAATctggaaaatccagaaaatcacattgtaggattttgaatgaatttatttgcaaattatggtggaaaataagtatttggtcaataataaaagtttatctcaatattttgttatataccctttgttggcaatgacagagacagttttctgtaagtcttcacaaggttttcacacactgttgctggtattttgtcccattcctccatgcagatctcctctagagcagtgatgttttggggctgttgctggttaacatggactttcaactccctccaaagattttctatggggttgagatctggagactggctaggccactccaggaccttgaaatgcttcttacgaagccactccttcgctgCCCGGGCAGTgtgccagaaatcttgcttgtttgtaggtgaccaaatacttattttccaccataatttgctaataaattcataaaaaaatcctacaatgtgatttttaaaaaacacatttttcccctcattttgtctgtcatagttgaagtgtacctatgatgaaaattacaggcctcatctttttaagtgggagaacttgcacaatgggtggctgactaaatactttttttgccccactatacctaccccatgatgacaaagcgaaaacaggtttttaaaaatgtttgcaaatgtattaaaaataaataaaaaaataccatatttacataagtattcagaccctttgctatgacacttgaaattgaactcaggtgcatcctgtttctattgattatccttgagatatttctacaacttgattggaatccacctgtggtaaattccattgattggacatgatttggaaaggaaaacacctgtctatataaggtcccacagttgacagtgaatgtcagagcaaaaaccaagccatggggccgaaggaattgtccgtagagctcagagacaggattgtatcgaggcacagatctggggaagggtaccaaaacatttctgcagcaggtccccaaaaacacagtggccaccataattcttaaatggaataagtttggaaccaccaacactcttcctcgagctggccgACAGGgctaactgagcaatcgggggagaagggccttggtcgggggggggggggtgaccaagaacccaatggccactccgacagagctccagagttcctctgtggagatgggagtaccttccataaggacaaccatctctgcagcactccaccaatcaggcctttatggtataatggccagacggaagccactcttcagtgaaagacacatgacagcccacttggagtttgacacaaggcacctaaaggacacccagaccatgagaaaccagattctctgatctgatgaaaccaagattgaactctgacctgaatgccaagtgtcatgtctggaggaaacctggcaccatccctacggtgaagcatggtggtggcagcatcatgctggggtgatgtttttcagcagcagagaccGGGTCACtactcaggatcgagggaaagctgaatggagcaatgtacagagagatccttgatgaaaacctgctcaggacctcagactggggctaaggttcaccttccaacgaccctaagcacatagccaagacaaagcaggagtagcttcgggacaagactTGAAATAGACCTGGTCAAATATCTAtcgagagacctaaaaatagctgtgcagcaacgctccccatccaacctgacagagcttgagaggatctgcagagaagaatgggagaaactctaaatacaggtgtgccaagcttgtagcgtctcacccaagaagactcaaggctgtaatcgctgccaaaggtgtttcaacaaagtactgagtaaagggtcagaacacttatgtaaatttgatatttttttccatttttttttcaaaaatgtctaaaccagcttctgccttgtcattatggggtactgtgtgtagattgatgagaagaaaacaactataatcaattttagaataatgctttaACTTAACAAAatatgtaaaaagtcaaggggtctgaatacttcccaaatgcATTGTAAAATAATTGAACTATTCCTTAAATTCGCATTAATTAGCAAATTTGGTATTGATATCAAATGACACTTGTCCCTTTTTACAATCCAAACAAACACAGTCAGCATATACTGAGACATATGTACATTCAATGTATGCATATGGAACTATCGACTGTAAACTATTATGATTAAAACACTTTGTTATCATCACAGACTTAAGTGTAAACAGTCATTTCTCGTAGGCCTATTATTTTTTCCGTGCGTATAACTGGCTCAATTTTAGTCATACCTGTAGCATTCGCTCCATACCCAGGGGGGCATTCTTTATGTTTGATGCATGCTTCGTATCTCTTGTTGAAGTAGTAACCCTCCTTGCACTCGCACTTGCAGTTGTTGGATGGAGAACACTCCTGCTTGACGACTTGGTTCTCAGCGCACATGCTGCAGCGCAGGCACATGGAGATGTGGTTCCAAAATTCCGTGTATGCCCCTTTGGGACATTTCGCACAGTCGCTCTTTCGGGTGGCACTGCAGGGCGCACGGAGGTACGTTCCAGGTGGACAGCGATCACACACTAACGAACGACCGGAGTACGGATCATCTTTTTCGAAAGTTTGGGCGTGAAGTGCCATACTGGCATCAGCACTGACTAGAATCACCGTAAAAAAGAGCTGTGAAGAAAGAACAGGCAGGTTGTCATTCAGTTTGTTTATAAAGCATTCGGTTCACAATTTCATATTCAGTTAATTGCAATGAACAAAAAACACCGTATTCAATACAGGCTAAACATATGTTTCCACATACCATCATTGTGTAGGCTAATGCAGTTCTCCTTGGATTCAAAAGGATGCTTTCTTTCTTTGGTCCAGAAACGAGTCCGGCTATTTAAGCGCGCGCCTTCAAGCGCTTTGAGCGTGGGCGTCACTGCGGTTGATTTTAACGGAGCCTATTTTACTTATCAATTAAACGTGTTGACGTGGGTATGAGTAAGCTATTTTAGGGTTCTGTTCGATCTGTAACGCTGAAgcgaaatgtaaaaatgtaaaggtaatttccaatTGAGATGACACATCCAGCGTGTATCCTAACGCATACG includes:
- the LOC135552186 gene encoding tumor necrosis factor receptor superfamily member 11B-like, producing MMLFFTVILVSADASMALHAQTFEKDDPYSGRSLVCDRCPPGTYLRAPCSATRKSDCAKCPKGAYTEFWNHISMCLRCSMCAENQVVKQECSPSNNCKCECKEGYYFNKRYEACIKHKECPPGYGANATGTPQQDTECVQCQPGFYSNVSSAKAICVAHSNCEAGGLRVVLKGRGWHDTLCASCDDLKTRDGAEYLQEILPAFFIQLHQKMGIQRIRRLAMRLPQEGGKKPLRGTVMKLSRRGLNDFMNSWDQGAGKDQVRKLPEMLRKTGARNAADKLELKLKYIDQQFKLCEGLVEVA